A genome region from Bombus terrestris chromosome 10, iyBomTerr1.2, whole genome shotgun sequence includes the following:
- the LOC100647270 gene encoding cryptochrome-1: MTGSRSSEINPDVTVRGEGGKHTVHWFRKGLRLHDNPSLREGLTGATTFRCVFVLDPWFAGSTNVGINKWRFLLQCLEDLDCSLRKLNSRLFVIRGQPADALPKLFKEWGTTNLTFEEDPEPFGRVRDHNISALCKELGISVVQKVSHTLYKLDEIIERNGGKPPLTYHQFQNVVASMDPPEPSVSTVTSACIGSAYTPLKEDHDDHYGVPTLEELGFDTEGLLPPVWVGGESEALARLERHLERKAWVASFGRPKMTPQSLLPSQTGLSPYLRFGCLSTRLFYYQLTDLYKKIKKAVPPLSLHGQLLWREFFYCAATKNPNFDRMQGNPICVQIPWDKNVEALAKWANGQTGFPWIDAIMTQLREEGWIHHLARHAVACFLTRGDLWISWEEGMKVFDELLLDADWSVNAGMWMWLSCSSFFQQFFHCYCPVRFGRKADPNGDYIRRYLPILKNFPTRYIHEPWNAPLSVQRAAKCIIGKDYSLPMVNHSKSSRINIERMKQVYQQLNKYRGNGASLKGETVGLLNALPPPSVKEKEEEKKRTKQSPPPPENQSKMEALAKTTQHQQQHHQHQ; encoded by the exons ATGACGGGTAGTCGTAGTAGCGAAATAAATCCGGATGTGACGGTGCGTGGTGAGGGTGGAAAGCATACGGTTCATTGGTTTCGCAAAGGTCTCAGACTTCACGATAATCCTTCGCTGAGGGAAGGTCTTACCGGTGCCACTACGTTTCGTTGCGTATTCGTTTTGGATCCATGGTTCGCCGGAAGTACCAACGTTGGCATCAATAAGTGGAG GTTTTTGCTACAGTGTTTGGAAGATCTGGACTGCTCCTTGAGAAAATTGAACTCCAGACTATTCGTGATAAGAGGTCAGCCGGCCGACGCTCTACCGAAATTGTTCAAGGAATGGGGTACCACGAATTTGACCTTCGAGGAAGATCCAGAGCCATTCGGACGCGTCCGAGACCACAACATCTCGGCACTTTGTAAGGAGCTTGGTATCTCGGTGGTCCAAAAGGTCTCGCATACTCTTTACAAGTTGGACGA GATCATCGAGAGGAACGGAGGCAAGCCACCGTTGACTTATCATCAATTTCAAAATGTGGTTGCCAGTATGGATCCTCCGGAACCATCGGTGTCGACTGTCACTTCTGCATGCATAGGTTCGGCCTACACCCCTCTGAAAGAGGATCACGATGATCATTACGGTGTTCCAACGCTCGAAGAACTTG GCTTCGACACGGAGGGTCTTCTTCCGCCTGTATGGGTTGGAGGCGAAAGCGAGGCTCTGGCACGATTGGAGCGACATCTAGAAAGGAAGGCCTGGGTGGCTAGTTTCGGCAGACCGAAAATGACTCCGCAATCATTGTTGCCCAGTCAAACCGGTCTTTCACCTTATTTACGATTCGGATGCTTGAGTACCCGGCTATTTTATTATCAGCTCACTGATCTTTATAAGAAG ATAAAGAAGGCCGTACCACCGCTTTCGTTGCACGGGCAACTTTTATGGCGCGAATTTTTTTACTGCGCTGCTACCAAGAACCCAAATTTCGATCGGATGCAGGGTAATCCGATTTGCGTGCAAATCCCTTGGGACAAGAATGTCGAAGCACTTGCCAAGTGGGCAAAC GGCCAAACGGGATTTCCCTGGATCGACGCGATCATGACACAACTAAGAGAAGAAGGTTGGATACATCACTTGGCTAGACACGCGGTCGCCTGTTTCTTAACCAGAGGCGACCTTTGGATCTCCTGGGAAGAAGGAATGAAG GTGTTCGACGAGTTGCTGCTAGATGCTGATTGGTCGGTGAACGCGGGAATGTGGATGTGGTTGTCGTGCAGTTCCTTCTTCCAACAATTCTTCCACTGCTATTGCCCAGTGAGATTCGGCAGAAAAGCTGATCCGAATGGCGATTACATTAG GCGATACTTGccgattttgaaaaattttcctACGAGATATATCCATGAACCGTGGAACGCACCACTTAGCGTGCAACGTGCAGCCAAATGTATTATTGGCAAAGACTATTCGTTACCGATGGTGAATCACAGCAAGAGCTCCAGGATCAACATCGAGAGAATGAAGCAAGTCTATCAGCAATTAAACAAATATCGTGGAAACG GCGCCTCCCTTAAAGGAGAAACAGTTG GTTTATTGAATGCACTACCACCTCCGTCGGTaaaagagaaggaggaagaaaagaagaggacGAAGCAATCACCGCCTCCCCCGGAGAATCAGTCCAAGATGGAAGCTCTTGCCAAGACAACGCAACATCAGCAACAGCACCATCAACATCAATAA